A genome region from Pseudanabaena sp. Chao 1811 includes the following:
- a CDS encoding ABC transporter substrate-binding protein translates to MLNRRRFNQISLGVFGFGMTSCSQSTYLTNTSNMQSSSHADLTIWWEQGFLPEENEQINQLIRKWEQKSGKSVDLKLLPVALIDQQLANFIEQSEFTQIPDIVYSVGVDASLAPKLAWQNRLVDLTDVITPIKEKYTSIALSHVFYRNQVRQERGYYAMPLWQSDDYIHYWESMIEEIGFTQQDIPRDWHQFWGFWHTAQDKLRAMGRSQIYGVGLCMSAIGFDTYTSLRMFMDAHDVAVVNEAGDFLLKKPENRHQFIEVLQEFTNFYLQGYTPPVSATWSGAGNNNSLLNSEILMTHNLTMSIPLTQKLTNPQYDRDAIARYRQIVTIDRPLKVNGEELLTRKGTKQAIAPKNSKDPTLAKEFLSYLAQPDNLMFLLKGFKGRVFPVMPELLQDPFWNDPNDPHLSAALKIFARPSFIPYEVMHSSFSEVQNRQLWAKAVLKVIQDKASIIESVDWAIAQIQDIWQAWEIKQ, encoded by the coding sequence ATGTTAAATAGGCGACGTTTTAATCAGATATCTCTGGGAGTATTTGGCTTTGGCATGACAAGCTGTAGCCAGTCAACATATCTGACTAATACTAGCAATATGCAGTCATCTAGCCATGCTGATTTAACAATTTGGTGGGAACAGGGATTTTTGCCAGAGGAGAATGAACAGATTAATCAACTCATTCGCAAATGGGAGCAAAAGTCAGGAAAAAGCGTTGATTTGAAACTGTTACCTGTCGCTCTCATCGATCAGCAGTTGGCAAATTTTATAGAACAATCGGAATTCACCCAAATTCCTGATATTGTCTATTCTGTGGGTGTCGATGCGAGCCTTGCCCCAAAATTAGCTTGGCAAAATCGATTGGTTGATCTTACGGATGTAATTACTCCAATTAAGGAGAAATATACATCGATCGCGCTTTCCCATGTTTTTTATCGCAATCAAGTTCGTCAAGAGCGTGGTTACTATGCGATGCCATTGTGGCAGTCCGATGATTACATTCACTATTGGGAAAGCATGATTGAGGAAATCGGCTTTACGCAGCAGGATATTCCGAGGGATTGGCACCAATTTTGGGGATTTTGGCACACAGCGCAAGACAAGTTGCGAGCAATGGGGCGATCGCAGATTTATGGGGTGGGGCTATGTATGTCAGCGATCGGCTTTGATACCTACACATCTCTAAGGATGTTTATGGATGCCCATGATGTGGCAGTAGTGAATGAGGCGGGAGACTTTCTCTTAAAAAAGCCAGAAAATCGTCATCAATTTATAGAAGTACTCCAAGAATTTACAAATTTTTACTTGCAGGGATATACACCACCTGTATCAGCAACTTGGTCAGGAGCAGGCAACAATAACAGTCTATTGAATAGTGAAATTTTGATGACGCATAATCTCACTATGTCCATTCCTCTCACCCAAAAATTGACTAATCCTCAATACGATCGCGATGCGATCGCTAGATATCGCCAGATTGTGACCATTGATCGACCTCTAAAGGTGAATGGGGAAGAATTACTCACTCGCAAGGGAACAAAGCAGGCGATCGCACCTAAAAACAGTAAAGATCCCACATTGGCTAAGGAATTTTTAAGTTATCTCGCGCAACCAGATAATTTAATGTTTTTGCTCAAAGGTTTTAAAGGAAGAGTTTTTCCTGTGATGCCTGAGCTGTTACAAGATCCATTTTGGAATGATCCCAATGATCCCCATTTATCCGCAGCTCTGAAAATCTTTGCTCGTCCTAGCTTTATTCCCTACGAGGTCATGCACTCTTCGTTTAGTGAGGTACAAAATCGGCAGCTTTGGGCAAAGGCAGTACTCAAGGTGATTCAAGACAAAGCCTCAATTATAGAATCGGTAGACTGGGCGATCGCCCAAATCCAAGATATTTGGCAAGCATGGGAGATTAAGCAATGA
- a CDS encoding hybrid sensor histidine kinase/response regulator produces the protein MTKVAYFFRCSLLRQLVSYFSVLSVITVSIVAIGSYFHARTSLSKEVVDRLTVATQLKSYQLKRIMERELRDILLVSQEKEVQESLQKMFNSEASQPTYRQAYAELKKYIDRVNLAKPSFRSIRITRNSGFVIFSSTNRKLENTYLPLGDPTTYFTSDRIDTVVPNFYISPSNKKVTMTVATPILDNRNVKMGALTADFNLDDIDNLIRDNTGLGETGETYLIGKAGTKTIVIAGKQIAANLSQNSDKEVRSDGIDQAIAQKSGFGAYKNYAGVPVVGVYWWLPSQNLALIAEINQSMAFAAADRLAINILILGFMSSSIMLVAIYLFSRQITRPIAAISETAAKLADGDLNQTAPVMTKDEVGVLAQTFNQMAKQIKSSVEILEQRVEERTKELQIAKESADSANLSKSEFLAHMSHELRTPLNGILGYAQILKRSQSWGDKEQRGIEIIHQCGSHLLTLIDDVLDLSKVEANKLDISPKSIYLPSFLQGVIEICRVRAENKGIQFLYRPDPMLVAGVEVDDIRLRQVLINLLGNAIKFTDRGSVTLKVMQTPVNHTPHQEQERIKLHFQVQDTGVGIADDQLEKIFQPFTQVGDRVRQGEGTGLGLAICGRIVKLMGSQIEVQSKLGQGSTFSFEIEAPISSEWQKQSLVNTGQNIIGYEGDRQTILIIDDRWENRSVLVNLLTPLDFQILEAENGQEGLLQATKHPDLIITDLVMPVMNGMEMLHQLKSIKDFQHIKVVISSASVAKSDQQTSIEAGGDAFLSKPIKLGELLQILQDQLNLTWRYAETINSPSSVTQDTMDTITSPFPEKIPELADLQNLLNLIQRGLIKKFIAEAKRIEQRDAEYQPFILKVVQLAQKFQMETLEKLLEKYID, from the coding sequence ATGACAAAGGTTGCCTATTTTTTCAGGTGCAGTTTACTCAGACAACTAGTGAGCTATTTCTCAGTTTTGTCAGTAATTACAGTCAGTATCGTGGCGATCGGTTCCTATTTCCATGCGCGTACTTCTCTATCCAAGGAAGTTGTAGATCGCTTGACTGTGGCAACCCAGTTAAAGTCCTACCAACTCAAAAGAATTATGGAAAGAGAGTTGCGCGACATCCTCTTGGTTAGTCAGGAGAAGGAAGTGCAAGAATCTCTACAGAAAATGTTTAACTCCGAAGCAAGTCAACCCACCTACCGCCAAGCCTATGCCGAACTCAAAAAATATATTGACCGCGTTAACCTTGCCAAGCCCAGTTTTCGGAGTATTCGCATTACCCGCAATAGTGGGTTTGTTATTTTCTCTTCCACCAATCGCAAGCTGGAAAATACCTATCTACCCCTAGGTGATCCCACCACCTACTTTACCAGCGATCGCATTGATACGGTTGTGCCTAACTTTTACATTTCCCCATCTAACAAGAAAGTGACGATGACCGTAGCGACTCCCATTCTTGATAATCGGAATGTAAAGATGGGAGCGCTAACTGCTGATTTTAATCTTGATGATATTGATAACTTGATTCGCGATAATACAGGGCTAGGAGAAACAGGTGAAACTTACCTAATTGGGAAAGCAGGAACAAAAACAATTGTGATCGCTGGTAAACAGATAGCGGCAAACCTTAGTCAAAATTCGGACAAGGAGGTGCGTAGTGATGGCATTGATCAAGCGATCGCCCAAAAGAGTGGATTTGGCGCATATAAAAACTATGCAGGGGTTCCTGTGGTGGGGGTGTATTGGTGGCTACCCTCCCAAAACTTAGCCCTGATTGCCGAAATTAATCAATCTATGGCATTTGCCGCCGCCGATCGCCTTGCCATCAACATCTTAATCCTCGGATTTATGTCCTCCAGCATCATGCTAGTTGCTATTTATCTATTTTCCCGTCAAATCACACGCCCGATTGCTGCAATTAGTGAGACTGCTGCGAAGTTAGCCGATGGCGATCTCAATCAAACCGCACCAGTGATGACCAAGGATGAGGTGGGTGTACTTGCCCAAACCTTTAATCAAATGGCAAAACAGATTAAGTCTTCCGTTGAAATATTAGAGCAGAGAGTTGAGGAAAGAACGAAAGAGCTACAAATAGCGAAGGAGAGTGCCGACTCAGCCAACCTCTCTAAAAGTGAATTTTTAGCCCATATGAGCCATGAGTTAAGAACACCCCTCAATGGCATCTTGGGCTATGCCCAAATCTTGAAGCGATCGCAGTCTTGGGGAGATAAAGAACAACGCGGCATCGAGATTATTCATCAATGTGGTTCCCATTTGTTAACCCTGATTGATGATGTCTTGGATCTATCTAAGGTGGAGGCAAATAAGTTAGATATCAGCCCTAAATCAATCTATCTACCTTCATTTTTGCAAGGTGTGATCGAAATTTGTCGCGTCAGAGCAGAAAATAAAGGTATCCAATTTTTATATCGACCCGATCCAATGTTAGTCGCAGGGGTAGAAGTTGATGATATTCGCCTCAGACAGGTATTAATTAACCTGTTAGGTAACGCCATCAAGTTTACCGATCGCGGTTCGGTCACTCTCAAAGTGATGCAAACTCCTGTCAATCACACTCCTCATCAAGAACAAGAAAGGATTAAGTTGCACTTTCAAGTCCAAGATACAGGAGTTGGCATTGCTGACGATCAGCTGGAGAAGATCTTTCAACCCTTTACACAGGTAGGCGATCGCGTCCGTCAAGGGGAAGGCACAGGCTTAGGTTTAGCAATTTGTGGTCGAATTGTGAAGTTAATGGGCAGTCAGATTGAGGTGCAGAGCAAGCTAGGACAGGGTAGCACCTTTAGCTTTGAGATTGAGGCTCCTATTAGCTCTGAATGGCAAAAGCAAAGCTTAGTTAACACAGGACAGAATATTATCGGCTATGAAGGCGATCGCCAAACTATTTTAATTATTGATGATCGTTGGGAAAATCGCTCTGTATTAGTCAATCTCCTCACGCCACTAGATTTTCAGATTTTAGAGGCAGAAAATGGGCAAGAGGGGTTACTCCAAGCAACAAAGCATCCCGATCTGATCATTACAGATTTAGTCATGCCTGTGATGAATGGGATGGAAATGTTGCATCAACTCAAGTCTATAAAGGATTTCCAGCATATTAAGGTGGTGATCTCGTCAGCTTCTGTTGCCAAAAGCGATCAGCAAACTAGCATAGAAGCTGGTGGAGATGCATTCCTTAGCAAACCCATCAAATTGGGAGAGTTATTACAAATATTGCAAGATCAGTTAAATCTAACTTGGCGATATGCCGAAACAATTAATTCTCCATCATCTGTGACTCAAGATACGATGGATACTATTACCAGCCCATTTCCAGAAAAAATTCCTGAATTAGCGGATCTACAAAATCTGCTTAACTTGATACAACGTGGCTTAATAAAAAAATTTATCGCAGAAGCGAAAAGGATCGAGCAAAGGGATGCCGAGTATCAACCTTTTATCCTTAAAGTTGTACAGTTAGCCCAAAAATTCCAAATGGAAACCTTAGAGAAGTTGTTAGAAAAATACATAGATTGA
- a CDS encoding response regulator: MQKKVNLILVVDDEVEVQRLFKQRFRKRLLAGDFAFQFATNGAEALKILQESSSIAMILTDIRMPEMDGLSLISKLVELENAPKAVVISAYGDMENIRMAMNYGAFDFITKPIDFADLEITIDKTLAFVHDLQEQKQRLEEAQEKLRKHELQEIALSQAKEVAEAANKAKSSFLASMSHEIRTPMNGVLGMVQLLATTELTPEQRKYLEIISNSGNSLLKIINDILDFSKIESGMIEIERNVLVLEDAMRSVCEIVSKQASDQSIDLQYAIHPDVPKILLGDSARLCQILLNLIGNAIKFTKFGNVNVLVNLRSPNTEPQERYELIFSVKDSGIGIRRDRLHLLFQPFSQGDSSISRKYGGTGLGLVICKRLIELMGGTIWVESLGHIGGNPPVDWKLKTEVEPTQGSIFYFTIIAEKSFEISKTTSVNANKVTKPTLSALANTNLRILLAEDDVVSQKIVVLLLKRLGYSIDVANNGLEVLERLSRKHYQIIFMDVQMPEMDGLTTTKKIRQEMQNQPWIVALTANAFSEDRQLCLDAGMNEFMTKPIQFESVIHILNKYTDQFANDAAQP; this comes from the coding sequence ATGCAGAAAAAAGTAAATTTAATCTTAGTAGTTGACGATGAAGTGGAAGTCCAGCGACTGTTTAAGCAACGGTTTAGGAAAAGGCTCTTAGCTGGTGACTTTGCATTTCAATTTGCTACAAATGGTGCGGAAGCACTGAAGATTTTACAAGAATCTTCTTCGATCGCCATGATCCTGACTGATATCAGAATGCCAGAGATGGATGGTCTGTCTTTGATCTCCAAATTGGTTGAGCTTGAGAATGCTCCCAAGGCTGTAGTTATTTCTGCCTATGGTGATATGGAGAATATCAGGATGGCAATGAATTATGGTGCTTTTGATTTCATAACTAAGCCTATCGATTTTGCCGATCTAGAAATTACGATTGATAAGACTCTTGCATTTGTACATGATCTGCAAGAGCAGAAACAGCGACTAGAGGAAGCCCAAGAGAAACTAAGGAAGCATGAATTACAAGAAATAGCGTTATCTCAAGCCAAAGAAGTTGCTGAAGCTGCTAACAAGGCAAAAAGCTCTTTTCTTGCCAGCATGAGTCATGAAATTCGCACACCGATGAATGGAGTGTTAGGTATGGTACAACTCCTCGCAACTACAGAGCTAACTCCAGAACAGAGAAAGTATCTAGAAATAATTAGCAATAGTGGCAATTCTCTCTTAAAGATTATTAATGATATTTTGGACTTCTCGAAAATTGAATCTGGGATGATCGAAATAGAAAGAAATGTTCTCGTTCTAGAAGATGCTATGCGGTCTGTGTGTGAAATTGTTAGTAAACAGGCGAGTGATCAAAGTATAGATTTGCAATATGCCATACATCCTGATGTTCCTAAAATCCTATTGGGTGATAGTGCGCGTCTGTGCCAGATATTGCTTAATTTAATAGGTAACGCGATTAAATTTACGAAATTTGGAAATGTTAACGTCTTAGTTAATCTGCGATCGCCGAATACAGAGCCGCAGGAGCGCTACGAGTTAATTTTTTCTGTAAAGGATTCAGGCATTGGTATTCGTCGCGATCGCCTACATCTTTTATTTCAACCCTTTAGTCAAGGAGATTCTTCCATTAGCCGTAAATATGGAGGAACAGGATTAGGCTTAGTGATTTGCAAACGCTTAATTGAACTCATGGGAGGAACAATTTGGGTAGAGAGTCTAGGACATATTGGGGGAAATCCTCCCGTTGATTGGAAATTAAAAACTGAAGTTGAGCCAACCCAAGGTTCCATATTTTACTTTACGATAATCGCAGAGAAAAGTTTTGAGATATCCAAGACTACATCAGTAAATGCGAATAAAGTTACTAAACCAACCTTATCAGCGCTAGCAAATACTAACTTGCGGATTTTGTTAGCCGAAGATGATGTAGTTAGCCAAAAAATAGTTGTTCTACTTCTCAAAAGACTTGGTTATAGTATTGATGTAGCAAACAATGGATTAGAAGTGCTAGAGCGGTTGAGTCGTAAACACTATCAGATCATTTTTATGGATGTGCAAATGCCTGAAATGGATGGGCTGACCACTACCAAAAAAATACGTCAAGAAATGCAAAATCAACCTTGGATTGTGGCTTTGACGGCAAATGCTTTCTCAGAAGATCGTCAATTGTGCCTTGATGCAGGTATGAATGAATTTATGACTAAACCAATTCAGTTTGAATCTGTTATCCATATTCTGAATAAGTATACTGATCAATTTGCTAATGATGCTGCACAGCCTTAA